The Solanum pennellii chromosome 11, SPENNV200 sequence GCGTATTTGCAAATTGAGAATATTTAACGCACTCCGGCCTTCAGCTTGAGATGATAATACTTGTTTTGGGACCTTAACCTGTACATACTTCAGAATAGATGATCTCAAGCTTTGCATTTTGAACCTACAACAAGACGTCTATGTATTAGCACGTGCAAAAGCAGTTTAAAGAGGTAGAAGATGCAAAAGAAAACAAGGCAAAGAGAAGTAGAAAGTCCTAAAGATAAGGCATACATGTACTAACAGCAAGATAAGCCATTTTCCCCCACATTTCCTGTTTCATATCTATGTATTGGAAGATTCACCAAGATAAGTTGGTCAAGTGAATAGAGAATCTGCTAACTCTTCATagcaattacataattataagtgAAAAATAGAGTCTGTAATTCTATGACATGCAAAACTGTCAGCAAGTTTGTTTAACAGGTATGTACTTCATTGAATCAAATTTCTGAACAGGAGAAGCAACCTAAATTAGCACCCTTGACATTCGGCCTATAATCACATGTCGTACTCTAATTATATTAAAGCGAGCATGCTTATTTTCCACAGCCAATGCTCACATGTCTACTGTATTGTCACACTTAACATGCTTTTTCTCCACAAATATATGATCTATCATATAAGCAAAAGTCTTACTACTTGTTTCAAACTTGAATGCATAATGAGATTTTTCCTGCTGAAAATTTAATTCCCTTGCTCCAGGAAATGATGCTGTTCTTGCCTTCAGTGGTAAAAGCAACATTTACTATACGGGCTCACGGAACCAGTAGCTTCTCCCACAGACCCTATATACTGTATGTATTAAGAAATCCACCAATTATCTACAAAATAATTGACTGTGAAcctagttattattattgtatatttacTTCACGTTGAGGGAACCCATAAAATTTGAATCATAGATCTGCTTTTGCTGACAATGAATGTCCTAACACCTTAATATTCCAACTTTCACATCCTCAACCCATTAAACTAATCTCAAATTTGCCTACGAATCAGAACAAAAATTCAGAACTATAAACGAGATCGTATAAGCCTAGCCAGCGGTCATCTGATACCGGTAGAAGTGGCTATGGTAAAAGTGCTTTCCAATCCATCACATCATCCCATCCTCCTAATGATATTTTGCAAGGAGCTTTACAAAGCCATTCATGGTCTATTTATATATACCAAAACTAATTTCCTAAAAGAAAGGAGCATAATGCTAAGTAAAAACAAGTGAAACTGCTACTCAATCCATAACCACTACATAAGTTATGAagattatttatcaaattatacATCAACAGCCAAGCTCCAATTTTAATAGGGTATCAAAATCGTCTTGTGATGCTTTCAAAATCCATATGAAAGAATCAACGTCAAGATGACAACTTTCTTTATTTCGAAacaatttaacttaaaatgatAGCCATACAAATGTCTATGAATTGTTATAGAGCATAAGTTTAAGAAGTGTTTCTTTCTTAAGCTCCATACACAGTCAAACACCGACACATAAAATGGGAATGGAGGGAGCAATAAAAATGATAACTTTCATAAGTTCATAACACCCATTGaaaaaaacaactcaaaatGTTAACTTTATAACACCCATTACATACCAAAGTACCAaactctaaatatttatttgaataacaCCCATTAAAGATCACAACTTGAAGTACTGATTCACACAATATATCTTTATAAGTTTGACAAATGTTCCTTTCTTAAATTCCATGCACAGTCAAACCCCGTCACATAAAATGGGAACAAGGGAGCATCAAAAATCAAAGAACCAAAACACACATTGGCACAAAGCATTCCTCGTTAGCAGGGTCTGGGGAAGGGCCCCGCACCCCAAGGGGTGTGAGGTACACAGTCTACTAAGGGCACCATTAGTAACTCCTTTCACAGCTCGAACCCGTGACTACAGGTCACACGTAGACAACTTTATTGTTACTCCAAGACTCCCCTTCACACCCATTGacaaaaatactcaaaaatGTTAACTTTATTACACCCATTaacaaaaatactcaaaaatgtcaaactttataccacccaataacaaaaaaactcaaaaatcttAACTTTATAACACATATTATATCCCAAAGCACCAAACTCCATATGTTTATTTCTACAACACATTAAAAATTACAACTTGAAGTAATgattcaccttttttttttaacttataagacagaatgataaattatatatagatatacgGAAAGGAACAAGAAACAAAATAGCTGACAGAAATAGCAGAAGAACTTAccaattttactttgttttcttAGATTCTCTGATTCTTTATTGACTGTTTGCTTAAGATCACTATCTGTTTGATGAATTGCCTCAAAGAGATAAATTTGCAGTGATAGTTCTGGGCCTGGATAATAGAAAATATGGGCCTCAAGTACATATCCGTCTATCAAAATAATAgcgaataatataaaaatatagtatataacaatatatataaattaaatagaaaatcacataaatatgctacatcaaaaaaatatttactatttatgtcaatataatttttctaactaagggtgtgtttggcatggaggaaaatgttttccatggaaaatgttttcctagaaaatattttcctggaaaacaagtagattttggacttattttctcatgtttggttggtgagtagaaaacattttccggaaatgatttttagtgtttgatttattaatgaaatttgtttttgagagacatcttttatttttacttaagtaaaaaataatttatgaaattgaaaatatttttttaaattgatgtttttccaaaaaaaaaatggaatttgaaattggaggagagctatggaaaatgttttccttaatttttgaagggaagtcattttccttaattttgaggaaaatgagttgatttggaaaacattttccaaaacttttgtcccaaccaaacatgggaaaattggaatacattttccagaaaatattttccttcataccaaacacactctaaatataacaattttttggAATGAAACAAATTGTACAGGCGCTTGCCTCTTTCTCTGCATTTTTTCCGCTTACTTCTCTTCTTctgtttattctttttctttttcgtcTTTTTCTCTGTCTCTTTATCTTTCTCCTTTTTGCTTCTTCTTcattaaaatttcattcaaatatcagtttttgtacatatttttttatttttatccaaaaCTACGATAAAAATAGTAACAGAATGATAAAAAATTTGCACAAAAATTATGTTTTCAAGCAGAAATTTCAAATCTAGAAAATTAAAGCAGCAACAACTCATCAATGATGGTTATTATAAAActtctaattttaaatttattatttgaattttacggATTTGTGATTAATTTTGATAGATTATTCTCaccaaataattgaaaatgttataagtgattttaggagaaatattagattgaaggtaaaaaaaaattaattttacggaagtatatcacaattgtattaaacttgtattatatatgaattaaaattgaattaaaatcataaacaatgAATTATATTCAAGAGTTATAAAAGTTTAATTCAGTTTATagattattttcatgtctttcattaattacgttttcatttattcttaattttatcttctaattcaattttaatattgtgtaatacatttttaatgcaaatttcattcattttgtaGTTTGTTATTTGTCACTGCTagattacttatttaatttattattaatataagtttaattcactctataGATCATTATCTTGTCTTTCTttagttacatttttcattcatgCTTAATTCCctcttctaattcaattttagtatttgtataatacacttttaatgcaaatttcattcattctgcagtttattggttgatttgttaCTATTGAATTACTTgcttaattcattattgatacaagtttaattcactctataGATCAATATTTGGTCTTTCATTAGTTACACTTTTTTTTCGTGATTAATTCTCTCTTCTagttcaactttaatatttatttatacactttttatacaagtttaattcttttttgcagtttattgcttaatttgttactattaaattatttgtttaaataattattgattcaaattttattcaatttacaaATAATAAGATGCTCTTTTGTTTGCCATATTTTGCATTCAATTTAGTTGATTCTCTTTTTTTGGGAGATTGAAAAAGAGCTCATAAAAGAAGGGGTAAAGAGAAGAGAGGAAGAAAGAGTGCGAGAGAGACAGAAAAAAAGAgcgaaaaggagaaaaaaaaagagcaaaagaaaagaaaaagagcgAGAGAgacaatttaataaaatacacaatattgtcatatattgctataaatgataataattaaaaaatatatttaaaataagtaattattttttaaaagaaattcacTCAAGTAATTAATCCTAAATTAAATTCCCATCAACTATAGTTGTAAATCGTAACAAACAACCCTTTTCTGATAGAGTGATAGGCAAAAAGTGATATTGACtaataattctaaaattatttgcCATTTTGTTGTCTCTCTTCTTTGTCCCTTAGCTATGGAGCCGCGGAGCTAGAGTATCACTAACTTTTTTAATCGAtaagattatattatttttatatataataacaataacatatttgGATGGAGTCTCATGTATCAACTATCAAGTAATTGAAATGTATACACATATATTAAATCTATTTTTATGGaataaataagttatttttaaataaacattcgactaaaaaaaatcatgtaattAGGATGGCAAGGagaatgaataataataaaaaaaaaatatcaagcaAATTAGAACAATACACAGCAAAAAACATtggagaaaaaagaaattatgtgattactaattaataatactaataaaaacaaaatgacatgagtttatttttttatagaaatattaaattcttcaacttctttatgtgtttactattttatattttgaattttattcgTGATAATGTCTATTCGACCACttactttttgtttcttcttcgGACTATGATTTATACATATGACCTCAAAATACATTAATGCGAAGTATATAATGCTACCTGATGAGTTAATATTGAATATGTTTAAtcgaaaattatattaatatatagagcaaaaataaatttttccatcatatataaattgatatttcttgaatcaagagaaagaaaataaatataaaattatagtaaTGTATGACATCCAACGCTGGTTATTAAAGGCGAAGTCaagatttgaagtttataagaTCTGAATTGATATTTCTTGAAtcaagagaaagaaaataaatatataattatagtaATGTATGACATTCAACGCTGGTTATTAAAGGCGAAGTTaagatttgaagtttataagaTCTGAACTGTCACCGAATGATGATTTAACGTTGTAAAATGATCTAATCAAACCTGCTAGcaaatttagaaataaagtGTGTTGTGTAGTAGGTGGAAGGAAAATGAGGTCAAGACTTGAGACAAACACATTTGTAAACCAAAGTCTGAATAAGACACTAAATCACACGtttcataaaatttgtaatCTTCTCTATTTTGGAAAAAGTTGCCAAACCTTATTACATAAGATTTTATTAtgtgacaaaaataaataaggtgagggaaaaaaaaaagggatataAATCTATTTCATATACTAAAAggataaattttttatacattatatataaaacttgaCCATAAATTAGAGGATGGTAAATCAAATGATTGAGATTTATCGAATTtataagtgaatttttttttacgtaTTATAGTTTTAATTTGagattttaatatcaaaatcgtctatagtagaaaaaaatatcactaaaattgaacattttaaatataaatttaaattaatcagaCCAGACCTCATCAATATACTAAattagatttttctttaaaaaaataattttctcctcaaaaaataaacaaagggATTTTTTCATAGTTTGAGGCATAATTATCAACCATAACAGTTTAGATAATTATCAAacgaaataataatttaattactctCGACAACAATTCATTTGATACTAGTGAGACAAAGTTATTATCAAACGATATATCAATTCACTCTATACCATTATATCAAACAACTTAATCTTTATAGTTTTGATATAAAAAtcgaatttcaaaaaactatcgGTACgtttgataaatatatagtGTGTAAGTTTGGTTTCGAAAATAAAATTACTCCAAAAATTACGTCGGTGGGAGATTAAAATAAAgccctttatatatatataactaattaacaTTTGACACTAAACAAACCAACAAAAGTTCCCAAATGGACACACAATGGAGAGACAAAAAACTATATCCAGCCTTAGgaattttcacaattttttttcttttgtatttgagtttcaatgacaattttaattttaatttcaatttcccACATATCTTTGTAACACAACCTTATATGGGTTTTGTTGGGGTTAATGAAACTAGATTTTTCATCAAGAATGAAAATCCAAAGACTCAATCTTTAACATTTAAAGAATTGTATATTAATGGTTGGAATTCTTATTGGTTAATGGAGGAAAGTGTTTGGGTATCTTCAAGATTTAGGGTTTCTAAGATGTTGAAAAGAGGAGCTGAAATGGGGTTAAGTGTTTGTAGGACTTGGGCTTTTAGTGATGGTGGTGGACCTAATGATCTTCAGCTACTTCCTGGAGTCTTCaatgaaagagtctttaagGTAGTACTACTAAAGATTGCTAATTTTTCTATTGTTTTGGgggttttgtttgatttttgtaGCATAATTGAGCTGAGGGTatatcggaaacaacctctctgcCTCTGAGATAGCGTAAGGTTTGCGCATACTTTATCCTCCCTGACATTACTTTGTGGAATTTAACTGAGTATGTTATTTTTTGTAGCACTTGTTTGGATTACTGAAGTACTTATAGACTCTACATTGCtcgaatttttcaaaaatgttgttTGCATTTGTGTTGGATACTTCAAAAATGAACTTACTTTTAGAGGATCCCACACGCATCCgtcaacatttttgaagagtttaaGCAACATAACTTGTACTCCTTCCGTTTCAGTTTGATTGTTTGGTTTTGAATTAACGTGGAGTTTACGAAAGTAATAGAAGAGTTTCAttgggtgtttttttttttgtagcaaTTATTGGGATTACTGAAGTACTTATAGACTATGTTGCTCGGAGTTTTAAAAAATGGTGTTTGCACTCGTGTTGGATACTCCAAAATGCGCTTACTTTTAGAGGATCCAACATGTGTCCATCAACAATTTTGAAGAGTTTGAGCAATTTTCAGTTTGATTGTCTGGTTTTTGATTTAACGTGGAGttttaagaaagtaaaagaaagaGTTTTGAATCTTGCGGTCttaaactaaatatatataaaatgtgctaaaatgtaatttaatcttgtggtcttaaacatgtcaagGTGGAAAGTTGGAACAAAAGAGTTGCTGAAAATGGGAAAGAgacgattttttttttttgaaatcgaCTAAAAAGGATTGTAAGACAAATAATTTGAAAGGAAGGGAGTAGTAACTTATTGAACACTTCGAGAAGTTGTTTCttaattcacaaaaaatgaGAATCATTTGCCAGTTTCTAATTTCGCTGTGTTTATGGTGTGATGTTGACTTATTTCTCTTGAAACAGAGatgatttatttgttaataGAAGTTTAGTGAAAATAGAAGGTAAAGTTTGAGTCTTTGTATAATTCTTAGGCGTATTGAACTTAAATATTGTGCTTTACAATTGGTTGTATAACTTAATTTGTATGATAAGTGCATAAATCAACTAGTAATCAAGGTGGCGGCCAATGAAGTGGGATGAAAATCACAGGAGAGCAGAGAATGCTAGGTGATTTTTTTCGTGTCTACCAAAACCTGGTAAGATGGAATAACTCACTACCAGTTTCAAGGTACCCATAGAATAGTCGAGATACGTATTCATGAGTTCTGAGTACCTACTGCTAGTCATAGTACCTACTGCTATACTGAAGATCCAAGCAATTTAGTTTTGTGTGGGGAGTGGATTGCACCTAGATGGCTGAAGATACAAATTTTATGTAGTATTTGttcaaaaattcattatatAATCGATCTAACACCATAAGAACTCTGCAGAAAGTAGCAATAGAAACCACAGAGTAGTAGACCACCAGCAGAGAGAAATAGATATTATAGTGCGCATATGCAATTCCTAACAATTATCTTGTCGATGTATCTGCAAGCATACATTCACACAAGTCTGTTCATCTTACTAGACTATTACGAACTATTGTTCAGGGCCTTGCTAAGTGATGCAATTTTATGCCACATGgtattaataaaatttctacTTTTTCCCCtcattttgatataatcttatCATCCTATCAATTTCAGGGATTAGATTTTGTCATTGTTGAGGCAAGGAAGCATAACATTCGATTAATCCTCAGTCTTGTAAACAATTTAAAAGCATATGGTGGCACTGCTCAATATATGAGGTGGGCGCGAGAAGCTGGTACCAATGTGTCATCATCAAGAGATGCATTCTTTACCAATCCAACGGTCAAAGCATACTACAAGTCTTTTGTCAAGGTATGTTCAAATTAAGCAAACTTAACAAATGTCAATGCTAATTGAATACACTTTGAAGTAGCTTTTCCCATTAAGCAATTTCTTTCTATTTACTTTCACGTGACGAACTATAAACACATCCTAATTTTTTTCCTTGTTGCGCATGGAAGGCTATTGTGACAAGAAAAAACTCTTTAAGTGGAGTTAAATATTCAGAAGAACCGGCCATATTTGCGTGGGAACTCATAAATGAGCCTCGTTGTGAATCCAGTTCATCAGCTGCTGCTCTGCAGGTTAGTTTTCTAAATTATACTGGTTGCTTAGGAGATTTTAATTTCTCAATGACACTAGAAAAATGACGATTTTGAAGCAAGGAAAATAAAGCATCTGGCATAGATCACTTATGATTTTGTTTGTGTAAGTTAGTTTGCATATCAATAGTTTTAGTACATAAAGCAGTTTTTACTCATCCTGTAGCACCTATGGGTAAACCTCTCTATAACTTCATTGTTTGTCCAGGCATTTTCTTGGCTGTTGTAATGAACTGTTATTATAGAGAACAgaacacataacataacatgaaAAAATGGGTTCTAAAGAAAAATTTGGCCGTTATAGTGAAGTGTTTTTATGAAGGATGATTGTTATAGAGAGGTCTGGTTGTAGTACCTTCTTTCTTTAGCTTCAATGGTAATTTCGTGAACAGGCGTGGATAGCAGAGATGGCTGGATTTGTCAAAAGTTTGGATCAGAAGCATCTCGTGACCATTGGACTAGAGGGCTTTTATGGTGTGGAGAAAACTGAAAACGTTGGATTGAACCCAGGGAAATGGGCTGCATCACTTGGAGTGGACTTCATTGAGAACTCGGCTATTGAAAACATTGATTTTACTTCCGTTCATGCATACCCCCACAGTTGGTTAGTCAAGCAGAGTAAATTTATTCCAAATCAGATAACATTTTTATAGTAGCATATGTAAAATTTAAGCTCGTATGTGTTTATCACTGCCTTTCTCgactatgttaaaagaaaatgttaacTTGCAGGATCAAAGGTGGTATAAATTCAGATGCGAGAGTAGATTTTCTATCTCATTGGGTTGATTCTCACATTAGTGAAGCTGAAAAGATCCTTAAGAAGCCTGTTCTCTTCACAGAAGTTGGTTTTCCTTCGAGTATACAAAAGAATGGATTATACGacagaaatatttttctaaaaatagttTATGAAAAGATTTACGAGTCagcaaagaagaagaaagctgGTGCAGGAGCCTTGGTTTGGCAGCTATTAGTGGAAGGAATGGAACGATATGGTGACCAGTTCTCGTTTATTGCCTGGAAGCATCCCTCTACCTATAAACTGATGGTAGAACAATCTTGCAGGCTACTCAACATATCTTCTCAAGGCCTCACAGACAAAAAACTCAATCAAAAGAATCATTGTTTGGCTAATGCATCTTTAATATGAAATGTTTTCTATTCATTCATCTTCCTCGAGAAGACGGACATTATAGGAGAAACAATGTAATGTACTTCGGCTGAACATCTTCCAGATCTTAGAAATGAGCCAAACTGAGAGTTTGGAGTGATTTGAAGTTGTGGTATTGCTCGAGGACATGTAAGAAGCGTCAGCTCAATGAGTGCACGCAAGAaccagatttttttttctttagtacaGGCGTGAATTCGAAATTCTGTTGGTGTATATTTATAATCTCAGTTGTacatatatattacaatagCAAGAGTAATAGCAATGTGAGTGGTTTGTTCATTTTCAATgaaataataagattttgaCCAGAATCTTATGGTTTGTTTTTCTTGGTTTAGCAATATTGTTATTATGCATCAGTACCAAGTGGAAAAGATGCAAAGTTATTAGAAAGGTGAAAGGCTTACACAATTCTAAAGCTAAAGTAAATCCAAAACAAAAGGGATGCATACAAAGAGAAAGATCAATTAGTTGGCCTCATTGCATTTGTATGGTTTCTATGGCTGGAGTTGTAACGCGAGTTCTAATAGAATACGAGTGAGAGAGGCAGTAAAAAGAAAGTATGAATAGACAACTTTTACGCGAAACAAGCTGATAAAAAATCCAATGATTCACTACCATATAGAGTAGAACATAGAGTTATAACTTACAACAATCTGCATGGGATTGTATTAGTAATCCATCCTAACCCAATGTAGAGGGAAGCACAGTGCATTAAGACATGCAGATCAATATTCCTGCTCAACCCAAGGTACACTCTTTATATATGTGAACTGACTAGCCAAAATTTTCACTGCCATTGTCATGGAGATTACCCAATGGGTAGATGACAGTGTACAACTAAAGAATAAGCATTATAGCTAACAATCTGCACATATATGGCGTATGGGGGAAAATGGCTCTAACAAAAGCAACTTTTGTGCGAGTAAGGTTACAAAATTTCACTTGGTTAGAAGCTTATATGAACATCTTGTCGATTATTTCTTGATATCCATAGAGCTCAGACCTCCTTCagttttaaactttaaaatagCCTTTTCAAATGTTTCTCTAACGTTCTCGCAGATAAGCATTAGATCCTGACATGAATCGTTCAATACCTCCCTTGCTGGATCTCCTGCAATAGAAGCCAGATATACCAAAACTCAAACAGAGGTCCACAACATTTCACAGAAGAACTGTATAAACATATGGaagcattaaaaaaaaaaaagacaattagCGATTCGCTATTTCCAGGCAGTCGTATCAGTACAACAGGTTATGCATGCTGTATCAATCtctaattgaaaaataaaatatctttattgTTCCTATGGAGAAACATTGCTACACATTAACTCTCTAGTGGAATGGGCTTCTAGGAATTATGTTTGGTCGTTTGTGTACATCAGAATAATGAGATATCTTCTTAACTGGAAATACCACGCGAGGATATCTCTGTTTTCTTAGACTCCACAAGGAGCGAATAGTCCACTTGGTcggaataataaataaagaggaCTACAATGTTTGTATCATACAAGTTGGAAAAAATATAGATGGAGGAGAAATTTTGCATTTAGGTAGCAAGTGTAAAGCATGCGGAAGCAGGATACCAATTTGaacatcaaatttttaaaaagttcatAAAAGAACAGAAAATCCAGTACACGAATGACCCTTGCATCGCTATTGCTAGAAAAGCATTTAAGCTTTTCTTTTATAAGTTAGATTTATCATTGATAAAGATAAGTTGATGAAAGTTTTTAGCTTTACCAGTAGTCTGAACTCTTACGTTCACTCGTGCATCAGAGGGATGTGGAATGCTGTATCCACAAAATGTTACTCGTGGACTGCAAGAAAGTGGATATCAGTTAATCATATCATCTTAAGCTTGTTGAACAAAAACGCTGCTTagaaaaaaggggggggggggggggggNNNNNNNNNNNNNNNNNNNNNNNNNNNNNNNNNNNNNNNNNNNNNNNNNNNNNNNNNNNNNNNNNNNNNNNNNNNNNNNNNNNNNNNNNNNNNNNNNNNNNNNNNNNNNNNNNNNNNNNNNNNNNNNNNNNNNNNNNNNNNNNNNNNNNNNNNNNNNNNNNNNNNNNNNNNNNNNNNNNNNNNNNNNNNNNNNNNNNNNNNNNNNNNNNNNNNNNNNNNNNNNNNNNNNNNNNNNNNNNNNNNNNNNNNNNNGGGGGGGGGTGAGATGGGGGGCTTGAAGACTGAACATGCAAAAACAAGATTAACATGAGATCAGAGGAATGTTACAAAACGAAATATCACTAAACTTCAAACA is a genomic window containing:
- the LOC107003334 gene encoding mannan endo-1,4-beta-mannosidase 6-like, with product MDTQWRDKKLYPALGIFTIFFLLYLSFNDNFNFNFNFPHIFVTQPYMGFVGVNETRFFIKNENPKTQSLTFKELYINGWNSYWLMEESVWVSSRFRVSKMLKRGAEMGLSVCRTWAFSDGGGPNDLQLLPGVFNERVFKGLDFVIVEARKHNIRLILSLVNNLKAYGGTAQYMRWAREAGTNVSSSRDAFFTNPTVKAYYKSFVKAIVTRKNSLSGVKYSEEPAIFAWELINEPRCESSSSAAALQAWIAEMAGFVKSLDQKHLVTIGLEGFYGVEKTENVGLNPGKWAASLGVDFIENSAIENIDFTSVHAYPHSWIKGGINSDARVDFLSHWVDSHISEAEKILKKPVLFTEVGFPSSIQKNGLYDRNIFLKIVYEKIYESAKKKKAGAGALVWQLLVEGMERYGDQFSFIAWKHPSTYKLMVEQSCRLLNISSQGLTDKKLNQKNHCLANASLI
- the LOC107003495 gene encoding DNA-directed RNA polymerases I and III subunit RPAC2-like, which encodes MEHGSFEDQSKATFSLTDENHTLANAVRFTLNQDPRVTFCGYSIPHPSDARVNVRVQTTGDPAREVLNDSCQDLMLICENVRETFEKAILKFKTEGGLSSMDIKK